One genomic segment of Hordeum vulgare subsp. vulgare chromosome 2H, MorexV3_pseudomolecules_assembly, whole genome shotgun sequence includes these proteins:
- the LOC123430618 gene encoding RING-H2 finger protein ATL57-like codes for MTFPLVCYCNAVPRPIAAVFQFFHATALAFVLILCLLGLYEFPYTPEEHAVLINGHRRRPNRDGTLPETVKQRLPPVELVVHLAERSRSSTSKRAAPAGRYTDGGDASTCRVCLERLELTDEVRPLGNCAHAFHRGCIDRWIDVGEVTCPLCRSNLLPRQRGGLLANARARFS; via the coding sequence ATGACCTTCCCGCTGGTGTGCTACTGCAACGCGGTGCCCCGGCCCATCGCCGCCGTGTTCCAGTTCTTCCACGCCACCGCGCTGGCTTTCGTGCTCATACTCTGCCTCCTGGGCCTCTACGAGTTCCCCTACACCCCCGAGGAGCACGCGGTGCTCATCAacggccaccgccgccgccccaacCGGGACGGCACGCTTCCGGAGACGGTGAAGCAGCGGCTGCCCCCCGTCGAGCTGGTCGTGCACCTGGCGGAGCGGTCGCGATCGTCGACGTCGAAGAGGGCGGCGCCGGCGGGTCGCTACACCGACGGGGGCGACGCGAGTACGTGCAGGGTGTGCCTGGAGCGTCTGGAGCTGACGGACGAGGTGCGGCCGCTGGGCAACTGCGCCCACGCCTTCCACAGAGGCTGCATCGACCGGTGGATCGACGTCGGCGAGGTGACGTGCCCGCTGTGCCGGTCCAACCTGCTGCCTCGCCAGCGCGGGGGGCTGCTTGCCAATGCCAGGGCCCGGTTCAGCTAG